In bacterium, the genomic stretch CGCCGCGCCTCGGTCTCCTCGGGGTCCATCTCCTCTAGCCGGACCCCCTCGGAGGAGGTGAACGTCTCCCAGGCCTGGTTCGCGCGGATGACGTCCGCGTAACGCGTCAACGACCAGAACCCCGATCCGTCGTCCTCGTCCCACCACGACACCGGATCCTCGTCCCGCAGCCGGTGGAAGGTGGCATAGGGCACGCCGGCGGTGAACGTGTCGTGGCTGGTGAGGTCGGCGTGGCCGTCGTCGCTGTCGGGGGTCCAAGGGTGGCGAGGAATCACCGGGGCGCGCGCTCCAGGGTCGTGCCGCCGTTCCAGGAGGTTCCCACGCTGCGCCAGTAGCCGCCGATCATCTCCTGAGGGGCGAGGCGGGTGAGCTCCTCGGTGGGCGAGTCGAAGACCTCCAGGGTGGCCTCACCCCGGAAGGCCGGGCCCAGCTCGGTGTCGTAGCCCCGCATGGTGACGATCTCGTGCAGGGAGTCGGCGCCGTCGGCTTCGATCGCGGGGAAGAAGCGATGGTGGAGCATGGGCAGTGCGTTCACGAAGCCGGCGCCGTCGCTGGGGCCGCTGATCTCGAAGGTGGCCTCGATGAGCCGCCGGCCCCCGGCCGCGCAGGTCGCCCCGAAGCGCCCGCCGGGCTGCAGCCGCGGCCCGGCCCGCCCGACCGTCACCGGACGCGTCAGCCAGATGTCGCCCAGCTTCTTGGGATAGCCCTGCACGTGGCCCCGCACCATGGCGAAGTCCTTGTCGACCCAGATGTAGACGCAGCGGCTGTAGGCAGTGTCCCGGTAGCGGCAGCGCACCACTGCGAAGCACTCCTTGTACTGCGCCCGGACGGGGTCGAGGAGTTCCTCGAATCCGTCGGAGCAGGACTGCCAGTCGGCCCACACCACCGCCACCGCGCCGGGATCCTCGGGCGCGGGCGCCAGCGGAGGCGGCAGCAACTCGGCCACGGCCTCCGGGTCGGTGCGGTACTCGATCGTGAGCAGATCGCCCGAGTAGTGCCACGGCGGCGGCGGGACGAGCCCGGCGGCGCCGGTCGCCGAGCGGGGGAACGTGAAACCCTGCAAGTCCGATCCGGACACGACTGCGAGTATATGCTTTGGCCCCTAATGATTTCGAGGGGTGTGCAGACACGATCGCGGGCGGCGGAGGTCTCGCAGCTGGTCAGTGGGTTCCGGCCCCGGATCGAGTCCGGGGCAGGCTCTTCGCCGCAACGACGCTCATGGGTCCGGCGAAGGTTGGCGGAGGTGACATGAGCGAGCGACGCCGGATCCTGCTGGACGGCTCCCCCACCACAGTCGTCCCTTCCGGCGACCGGCTCGTGGCCCCCGACGGCCGCTCGGTACACGAGTCCGACGCCGTACACCTGCCTCCGTCGGTCCCGACCAAGATCATCTGCGTCCATCTCAACCACGCCAGCCGGGTGCGGGAGTTCATGGCGAGGCTCCCGCCGGCGCCGACGTACTTCCACAAGCCCACCTCGTCGCTGCTGGCCCACCGCGGGCACGTCGTCCGCCCGGAGCGCTGCAAGTACCTCAACTACGAGGGCGAGGTGGTGATCGTCATCGGCCGGCCGTGCCGCAACATCAGCCCCGACGAGGCCGCCGGTTGCATCGCCGGCTACACCATCGGCAACGACTTCGGCCTGCACGACTTCCGGGACACCGACGCCGGCTCGATGCTGCGGGTGAAGGGCTCCGACACCATGTGCCCGGTGGGCCCGGGACTGGTGGAGGACTGGGACTTCGGTGACAAGACGCTGCGCACGCTGGTGAACGGCGAGGTGCGCCAGGAGGGCAACACGTCGGAGATGACCT encodes the following:
- a CDS encoding fumarylacetoacetate hydrolase family protein, which translates into the protein MSERRRILLDGSPTTVVPSGDRLVAPDGRSVHESDAVHLPPSVPTKIICVHLNHASRVREFMARLPPAPTYFHKPTSSLLAHRGHVVRPERCKYLNYEGEVVIVIGRPCRNISPDEAAGCIAGYTIGNDFGLHDFRDTDAGSMLRVKGSDTMCPVGPGLVEDWDFGDKTLRTLVNGEVRQEGNTSEMTWDMHYLVADLARTITLLPGDMVFSGTPAGSRPVAPGDVVTVEVEGLGALTNTVVAGPQPVRSDCGAQPSESEEVVSTAFGGDWEFRGIRPPQKA
- a CDS encoding acetoacetate decarboxylase family protein is translated as MSGSDLQGFTFPRSATGAAGLVPPPPWHYSGDLLTIEYRTDPEAVAELLPPPLAPAPEDPGAVAVVWADWQSCSDGFEELLDPVRAQYKECFAVVRCRYRDTAYSRCVYIWVDKDFAMVRGHVQGYPKKLGDIWLTRPVTVGRAGPRLQPGGRFGATCAAGGRRLIEATFEISGPSDGAGFVNALPMLHHRFFPAIEADGADSLHEIVTMRGYDTELGPAFRGEATLEVFDSPTEELTRLAPQEMIGGYWRSVGTSWNGGTTLERAPR